GTAAGTGTTTACCTTTTAAATAAATATTTTATCCAGGAAAAGAATCCTGATATTGCAACAATCAAGGAGTTAAGTAATAAGTTAAGCGGAAGCGTGAAAGACTCTCCTTTAATGCAGCAAGTAAACAAGCTTATAAATACAGAAGAGGTACTTACTGCCGGTAAACAGGCGCCCTCTTTTTTAATTAAAGACATTAAAGGAGCATATTTAAACCTTTCCAATTTCAAAGATAAGTATTTGTTAATAAACTTCTGGGCATCATGGAGTTCACCCTCCAGGAAAGAAAATTCATCGATCAATTCTATCCATAGACGATTTAGTAAAAATCATTTTGTTATCCTGAATATCTCACTTGATACTGATAAGATGAAATGGAAGGAAGCGATAAAGAAAGACTCACTCTCAGGAGAACAAGGATGCGACTTCAGTGGCTGGGGTTCACCCCTTGTGCAGCAATATGGAGTAGAAGCACTGCCAACCAATGTTCTTGTTGACCCCAGAGGCTTTATTCTGACCCGAAACTTAGAAGAAAAAGATCTGATCAGGAAACTGGAAGAGCTCTTTATTGAAAACAAACCAACAAACTAAATATATATGCTTGTCAAGGTCTTTGGAGCTGCTGTTCAGGGAATAGACGCTACCGTCATCACCATTGAAGTAAACAGTACCCGAGGATGTATGTTCCATCTCGTCGGATTACCCGATTCTGCGGTAAAGGAGAG
The sequence above is drawn from the uncultured Bacteroides sp. genome and encodes:
- a CDS encoding TlpA disulfide reductase family protein, which produces MKKISIAITLMLCLFSCTNKSKKIIIKGDIDGLKNDMILVYGADKNGDALDTIYAKDGEFIYRAPVDTFTQVTLLFKNMEECVIFADKGDKVKISGDVSSLDLLKVDGGDLNDEMNSFKESIADISKSTSKLKKEIYTSYISGNQKKYDELLQSPELIKATKGIKEKAAAFIRSHTSSLVSVYLLNKYFIQEKNPDIATIKELSNKLSGSVKDSPLMQQVNKLINTEEVLTAGKQAPSFLIKDIKGAYLNLSNFKDKYLLINFWASWSSPSRKENSSINSIHRRFSKNHFVILNISLDTDKMKWKEAIKKDSLSGEQGCDFSGWGSPLVQQYGVEALPTNVLVDPRGFILTRNLEEKDLIRKLEELFIENKPTN